In the Maribacter sp. MJ134 genome, one interval contains:
- the pdeM gene encoding ligase-associated DNA damage response endonuclease PdeM, which yields MTCPIQINGHNFAMHASGVLFWEERSTLLISDVHLGKVSHFRKFGAAVPQQAVQKNFDVLNESVAFFKPRTIVFMGDLFHSSLNKEWGLFEEWSAKITAKLVLVSGNHDIISPLRYEDLGITVVSELDLEGFLLTHHPEEREGWFNFAGHIHPAIKLTGLGRQSVRLPCFFKTKNQMILPAFGEFTGTFTMQPTDDCEAYALLGDSVLKVPIKEVKKRRRSAR from the coding sequence ATGACCTGTCCCATCCAGATTAATGGCCACAACTTTGCAATGCATGCCTCTGGCGTCTTGTTTTGGGAAGAGCGATCTACGTTGTTGATCAGTGACGTGCATTTGGGGAAGGTCTCGCACTTTAGAAAATTTGGGGCGGCGGTACCGCAACAAGCCGTTCAGAAGAATTTTGATGTTCTAAATGAAAGCGTTGCATTTTTTAAACCGAGGACCATTGTTTTTATGGGCGATTTATTTCATTCTTCGCTCAACAAAGAATGGGGTTTATTTGAGGAATGGAGTGCGAAAATTACAGCTAAGTTGGTATTGGTATCTGGAAATCATGATATTATATCACCCTTGAGATATGAAGATTTGGGGATTACCGTGGTATCAGAACTAGACCTAGAAGGATTCTTACTTACGCATCACCCGGAAGAACGTGAAGGATGGTTTAATTTTGCGGGGCATATACATCCTGCCATTAAACTTACAGGACTAGGCCGGCAATCCGTAAGACTCCCCTGTTTCTTTAAGACGAAAAATCAAATGATCCTGCCTGCCTTCGGGGAATTTACGGGAACCTTTACGATGCAACCAACAGATGACTGTGAGGCCTACGCCCTTTTGGGCGATTCCGTGTTGAAAGTTCCTATCAAGGAAGTTAAAAAAAGAAGGCGTTCCGCTAGGTAA
- a CDS encoding ligase-associated DNA damage response DEXH box helicase, translating into MNRRDLYNIAETWFQEQNWKPFKFQKDAWTAFLQGKNGLLNAPTGSGKTYALWFPIVLNYIKKNPDYKTKHKKGLKAIWITPLRALSNEIQQSAERITQDLGTQMTVGIRTGDTSAKERARQKTKMPDLLITTPESLQLLLSSKGYEKVFKDCTAIVVDEWHELLGTKRGVQMELGLSRLKVISKDLRIWGISATIGNLGQAREVLLGPETAALKNSVLIKAKLNKKITVKSIIPKEMETFPWRGHLGLRLLEDVVPIINSSKTTLLFTNTRSQCEIWFQKILEKHPEYAGEMAMHHGSVNKETRVWVEQAIRNESLKAVVCTSSLDLGVDFAPVETVVQIGGPKGVARFLQRAGRSGHRPGKESVIHFLPTHAMELIEASAMQQAVKQEAVEDRIPYLNSYDVLLQYLTTLAVSDGFYPDEIYNEIKQTFCYQSLSRTQWQWLLNFLVMGSQSLQSYDEYKKVDVEADGKFKVTNRGIAMRHRFQIGTIVGDANISVRYQKGGYIGSIEEYFISKLTQGDVFTFAGRNLEFIRVKGMQAHVRNSTKRTNKVPSWMGGRLSFSAQMSELLRQELYTATLETKEQSIEIQSLAPMFAKQREESIVPKPSEFLIETFKTRDGYHHIFYPFEGRAVHEAMSSLLAYRISLLSPITCSLAYNDYGFELLSDQQINIQEVLDNDLFTTDYMLGDLQKSLNSNEMARRKFRDIAVISGMVFTGYPNKGIKMKHLQSSSQLLFDVFKDFEDDNLLYQQAYTETFEHQLEEGRLRLALERIARQETVWKQCTKATPFSFPIITDRLREKLSSEKLADRIKRMTAILMK; encoded by the coding sequence ATGAATAGACGCGATTTGTATAACATAGCCGAGACCTGGTTCCAAGAGCAAAACTGGAAGCCCTTTAAGTTCCAAAAAGATGCTTGGACCGCTTTTCTACAGGGAAAAAATGGCCTACTGAACGCCCCTACAGGAAGCGGAAAAACTTATGCCCTTTGGTTTCCGATTGTGTTGAACTACATTAAAAAAAATCCCGACTACAAAACAAAACATAAAAAAGGCTTAAAGGCTATTTGGATTACACCACTAAGAGCCCTTTCCAATGAAATTCAACAATCTGCCGAACGTATTACCCAAGATTTGGGAACACAGATGACCGTTGGTATACGCACAGGTGATACCTCCGCCAAAGAACGTGCTAGGCAAAAAACGAAAATGCCAGACCTCCTTATCACCACACCAGAGAGTCTACAACTTTTACTATCCTCCAAAGGGTACGAAAAAGTGTTTAAGGATTGTACCGCCATTGTGGTAGACGAATGGCACGAGCTACTGGGCACCAAGCGAGGCGTTCAAATGGAGTTGGGACTATCCAGGTTAAAGGTCATCTCCAAAGATTTGCGCATATGGGGTATATCGGCAACAATAGGCAATTTAGGACAGGCAAGAGAGGTGCTGTTAGGTCCAGAAACAGCGGCATTAAAAAATTCAGTGCTAATCAAAGCCAAACTGAATAAAAAAATTACGGTAAAAAGCATCATCCCAAAAGAGATGGAAACCTTTCCATGGCGTGGTCATTTAGGTCTGCGTTTGTTAGAAGATGTAGTACCAATAATCAATAGTAGCAAAACCACCCTACTTTTTACCAATACGCGCAGCCAATGCGAAATATGGTTTCAGAAAATACTGGAAAAACACCCGGAATATGCAGGCGAAATGGCCATGCACCATGGTAGCGTCAACAAAGAAACCCGGGTTTGGGTAGAACAAGCGATACGTAACGAAAGTCTAAAAGCAGTGGTCTGTACCTCCAGTCTGGACTTAGGGGTCGATTTTGCCCCGGTAGAAACGGTAGTTCAAATTGGCGGACCTAAAGGTGTTGCACGATTTTTACAACGCGCCGGAAGAAGCGGGCATAGACCAGGAAAAGAAAGTGTAATTCACTTTTTACCCACACACGCTATGGAACTTATTGAAGCATCTGCCATGCAACAAGCCGTTAAACAGGAAGCCGTTGAGGACAGGATCCCATACCTCAACAGCTACGATGTCCTCTTGCAATACCTTACCACGTTGGCAGTATCAGATGGATTTTATCCCGATGAAATTTATAATGAGATCAAACAGACATTCTGCTATCAGTCGCTTTCACGAACTCAATGGCAATGGTTGTTGAATTTCTTGGTGATGGGCAGTCAAAGCCTTCAGTCGTATGATGAATACAAAAAAGTTGATGTGGAGGCGGATGGAAAATTTAAGGTAACCAATCGTGGTATAGCCATGCGCCATCGTTTTCAGATAGGGACTATTGTCGGTGATGCCAATATCTCGGTACGCTACCAAAAAGGCGGGTACATTGGTTCTATCGAAGAATATTTCATTTCCAAGTTAACCCAGGGAGATGTCTTTACCTTCGCTGGGAGAAACCTAGAATTTATAAGGGTTAAAGGAATGCAGGCCCATGTTCGTAATTCTACCAAACGCACGAATAAGGTACCCAGCTGGATGGGAGGCAGACTAAGTTTCTCCGCTCAAATGTCAGAATTATTGCGACAGGAACTGTACACGGCAACATTGGAAACAAAAGAGCAATCCATAGAAATTCAATCCTTGGCACCCATGTTCGCTAAGCAACGGGAAGAAAGTATCGTTCCTAAGCCAAGTGAATTTTTAATAGAAACATTTAAAACAAGAGATGGGTACCACCATATCTTCTATCCTTTTGAAGGTCGTGCAGTGCACGAGGCCATGAGTAGTTTATTGGCCTATCGTATAAGTCTGCTTTCGCCCATAACCTGTTCCTTAGCGTATAACGACTATGGATTTGAATTACTATCGGACCAACAGATAAACATTCAAGAAGTTCTGGACAATGACCTTTTCACTACGGATTATATGTTAGGAGACCTTCAAAAGAGCCTGAATTCCAACGAAATGGCTCGCCGTAAATTCCGTGATATTGCCGTGATAAGCGGCATGGTATTTACCGGGTACCCCAACAAAGGCATAAAAATGAAGCACTTGCAAAGTAGTTCTCAACTCCTTTTTGATGTATTTAAAGATTTCGAGGATGATAATCTATTGTATCAACAGGCCTATACGGAAACCTTTGAACACCAGTTGGAAGAAGGCCGGTTACGACTGGCATTGGAACGTATTGCACGGCAGGAAACCGTGTGGAAGCAATGCACAAAGGCCACACCGTTCTCATTTCCTATAATCACCGATAGATTGCGAGAAAAATTATCCAGTGAAAAGTTGGCAGATAGAATAAAACGTATGACGGCCATTTTGATGAAGTAA
- a CDS encoding tryptophan-rich sensory protein yields the protein MKKYAILNLASVIFVIVVNYLSQALRLNNTTIGEISATYDNLFTPASYAFSIWGIIFLSLLAYGIFQVRRAFFSDKKSVFIEQTGYWFCLANVLNASWVLAFVYDYTAMSVLIMLGILFSLLQVVLRTNMERWDAPVSIIAFVWWPICIYSGWITVATIANFSAYFSKLGWNGNPLTEVSWTIILIVVAVILNLLMIVKRNMREFALVGVWALFAIYVRHQETQENIALSALMGSIVLFIAILVHGYQNRKTNFLKKLMERTSNT from the coding sequence ATGAAAAAATACGCCATTCTTAATCTGGCCTCCGTCATTTTCGTTATTGTCGTTAATTACCTCTCCCAAGCATTACGGTTGAACAATACCACCATTGGCGAAATAAGTGCCACCTACGATAATCTGTTTACCCCGGCCTCATATGCCTTTTCCATCTGGGGCATCATCTTTTTAAGTCTACTCGCTTATGGTATTTTTCAGGTACGCCGAGCTTTTTTTAGTGATAAGAAGAGTGTGTTTATTGAACAGACCGGTTACTGGTTCTGTTTAGCCAATGTATTGAACGCGTCTTGGGTATTAGCATTTGTCTACGATTATACGGCCATGTCCGTTCTTATTATGTTGGGAATTTTATTTTCACTGTTGCAGGTAGTGCTACGAACCAACATGGAGCGATGGGATGCCCCTGTTTCCATTATTGCTTTTGTTTGGTGGCCCATTTGCATCTATAGCGGGTGGATTACCGTAGCAACCATTGCCAATTTTTCGGCCTATTTCAGTAAACTGGGATGGAACGGGAATCCGTTAACGGAGGTAAGTTGGACCATAATTCTGATTGTAGTAGCGGTAATCCTAAATCTGCTAATGATCGTAAAACGCAACATGCGGGAATTTGCATTGGTAGGCGTTTGGGCACTATTTGCCATTTATGTGAGGCATCAAGAGACTCAAGAAAATATTGCCCTTAGTGCTTTGATGGGAAGCATCGTGCTTTTTATTGCCATCCTCGTGCATGGATACCAGAATAGAAAAACCAATTTTTTAAAAAAATTAATGGAAAGAACATCCAATACCTAA
- a CDS encoding ligase-associated DNA damage response exonuclease: protein MNKPLLEFTDKGIYCNPAKVYLDPWKPVKKAIISHGHADHSRWGHQQYITHHRNVPIISHRLGDINVTGVNWGEPFVINNVKFSLHPAGHIIGSSQIRVEHKDEVWVFTGDYKTEDDGISTPYEPIKCDTFITECTFGLPAFKWTPQAEVLQNINQWWAANKAEGKTSVLFGYSLGKAQRLLKYLDTDIGKIYTHGAIENMTRVLRPLVNFPDTHLITKDTKKTELLGNIVLAPPSAHSSSWIRKMVPYVTASASGWMAFRGARRRRAIDKGFVLSDHCDWQGLLASIEATGAEKIICTHGYTEIFSRYLRDQGYDARTEETQYGEEENETIMAKEEVEP, encoded by the coding sequence ATGAACAAACCTCTTTTAGAATTTACGGATAAAGGCATCTATTGCAATCCTGCAAAGGTTTACCTAGACCCTTGGAAGCCAGTGAAAAAAGCAATTATTTCACATGGTCATGCAGACCATAGCAGATGGGGACACCAACAATATATAACCCATCATAGAAATGTACCCATAATCTCCCATAGGCTCGGGGATATAAACGTTACCGGTGTAAACTGGGGAGAACCCTTTGTTATTAATAACGTAAAATTCAGTCTTCACCCAGCGGGTCACATTATTGGATCTTCGCAGATTAGAGTGGAACATAAAGATGAAGTATGGGTGTTTACGGGTGATTATAAAACAGAGGATGATGGTATTTCAACACCTTATGAACCTATAAAATGTGACACCTTTATTACAGAATGTACCTTTGGCCTGCCGGCATTTAAATGGACACCACAAGCTGAAGTATTACAAAATATTAATCAATGGTGGGCAGCGAATAAAGCCGAAGGAAAAACATCCGTTCTTTTTGGTTATAGCCTGGGCAAAGCGCAACGTCTGCTCAAATATTTAGATACGGATATTGGCAAAATATACACCCATGGCGCTATCGAAAATATGACGCGAGTGCTACGACCATTGGTCAATTTTCCGGATACCCATCTCATTACGAAGGATACCAAAAAAACCGAGCTTTTAGGAAATATCGTTTTGGCACCCCCAAGTGCGCATAGCTCCTCTTGGATTCGTAAAATGGTTCCCTATGTTACCGCATCGGCCAGCGGATGGATGGCCTTTAGAGGCGCTAGAAGAAGACGTGCCATTGACAAAGGTTTTGTTTTGAGCGATCATTGCGATTGGCAAGGATTGCTGGCCAGTATTGAAGCCACCGGAGCAGAAAAAATTATCTGTACGCATGGCTATACCGAAATATTTTCTAGGTATTTAAGAGATCAAGGCTATGATGCCAGAACAGAGGAAACGCAATATGGTGAAGAAGAAAACGAAACTATTATGGCCAAGGAAGAGGTAGAACCATGA
- a CDS encoding TerB family tellurite resistance protein encodes MSFTDLYGNPEHRKNVAHFAAMATLAASDGIISEEEQSLLDKFARKLQISDSEYKEVMKPSNKYPIEPPVDSEKRLERLYDLFRIIFADHMIDDEEMILLKRYAIGLGFSEEAANKVIERSVAIFSGKIDFEDYSYLLKR; translated from the coding sequence ATGTCATTTACAGATTTATACGGAAACCCCGAACATAGGAAAAACGTAGCACATTTTGCCGCTATGGCCACCTTGGCGGCATCTGACGGAATAATAAGCGAGGAGGAACAATCGTTATTGGACAAATTTGCCCGTAAGTTGCAGATTTCCGATAGTGAGTACAAGGAAGTCATGAAACCCTCAAATAAATATCCAATTGAACCTCCTGTAGATTCGGAAAAGAGATTGGAGCGTTTATACGATCTTTTTAGAATCATCTTCGCTGACCACATGATAGACGACGAAGAAATGATACTCTTAAAAAGATATGCTATAGGCTTAGGTTTCTCCGAGGAAGCCGCTAATAAAGTAATAGAGCGATCCGTAGCTATATTCAGTGGTAAGATAGATTTTGAAGATTATAGCTATTTATTAAAGCGCTAA
- a CDS encoding dihydrolipoyl dehydrogenase family protein, producing MEEKEFDVFVIGSGIAGQTVAETCAKAGKKVAIVDNREFGGTCANRGCDPKKVLMSLTEILEDAHNLKKKEILQSPKFNWKKLQQFKKKFTAKVPESTEKKLKNLGITLYHQSPKFLDERTVLVEGKKIIAKHYVIATGYEPRKFNFDGHKHLKSSDEFLNLKALPKHITFMGAGYVGMELAHIAVRAGVKVTVIDSGERPLSAFDKDLVKELTHYSKKLGIDYIFKAKITSLQKLRKNYKITYIKGGKKPTFKSRMLFNTAGRVPAISQLDLKKANVLFSDAGIETNAFLQSKSNTAVYACGDVSANGLPLTPLSGLEGHIAAKNILEGKQKKLSYPVIPSVVFTLPNLASVGYSEEEAQARFKNIIIKQGVANAWFNAKRINAPVYSYKILLNERTDEIVGAHLLGPEAAETINIFTMAINAKMTARDLKTTIFTYPSWVNDVKSMV from the coding sequence ATGGAAGAAAAGGAATTCGATGTTTTTGTAATTGGAAGCGGTATAGCGGGCCAGACCGTTGCGGAAACTTGCGCAAAAGCGGGTAAGAAGGTCGCTATAGTGGATAATAGAGAGTTTGGAGGCACTTGTGCCAATAGGGGGTGCGACCCAAAAAAGGTCTTGATGTCATTGACCGAAATTTTGGAAGATGCCCATAACCTTAAAAAGAAGGAAATCTTACAATCCCCAAAATTCAATTGGAAAAAGCTACAGCAGTTTAAAAAGAAATTTACGGCCAAGGTGCCCGAAAGCACAGAGAAGAAATTAAAAAATTTGGGAATAACCCTGTACCATCAATCTCCAAAATTTTTGGATGAGCGCACGGTGCTGGTCGAAGGTAAAAAGATTATCGCAAAACACTACGTCATTGCAACCGGATACGAACCTCGGAAATTTAACTTTGATGGGCATAAGCATTTAAAAAGTAGTGACGAATTTTTAAATTTAAAGGCACTGCCCAAACACATTACTTTTATGGGGGCGGGCTATGTAGGAATGGAACTTGCCCATATTGCGGTACGGGCAGGAGTTAAAGTAACCGTCATCGATTCTGGTGAGCGACCTTTAAGCGCATTTGATAAGGATTTGGTGAAAGAGCTCACCCATTATTCCAAGAAATTGGGAATCGACTATATTTTTAAGGCTAAAATTACTTCGCTACAAAAGCTAAGGAAGAATTACAAGATTACCTATATTAAAGGCGGTAAAAAACCAACGTTTAAATCCCGAATGTTATTCAATACCGCTGGTAGGGTTCCCGCTATTTCTCAGCTAGATTTGAAGAAGGCCAATGTATTATTCAGCGATGCCGGTATTGAAACCAATGCGTTTTTGCAGAGTAAGAGCAACACCGCTGTGTATGCTTGTGGCGATGTTTCCGCCAATGGATTGCCCCTTACCCCCTTATCGGGGCTAGAAGGTCATATTGCAGCGAAGAACATTTTAGAGGGCAAACAGAAAAAACTGTCGTATCCAGTGATACCCTCGGTGGTTTTTACGCTCCCCAACCTCGCATCGGTAGGCTATTCGGAAGAAGAGGCCCAAGCGCGCTTTAAAAATATAATAATCAAACAAGGTGTTGCCAATGCTTGGTTCAATGCCAAAAGAATCAACGCGCCTGTTTACAGTTATAAAATTCTACTGAACGAAAGAACCGACGAAATTGTAGGCGCCCACCTTTTGGGTCCCGAAGCAGCCGAAACCATCAATATTTTTACCATGGCCATAAATGCGAAGATGACGGCGAGAGATTTGAAGACCACTATTTTTACCTATCCCTCCTGGGTGAACGATGTTAAAAGTATGGTTTAG
- the fbp gene encoding class 1 fructose-bisphosphatase, producing MTKKNQTLGEFIIENQSSFQYSSGELSKLINAIRLAAKVVNHEVNKAGLVDILGDAGDTNIQGEEQKKLDVFANEKFISTLKNREIVCGIASEEEDSFISINSNDNKHQNKYIVLIDPLDGSSNVDVNVSVGTIFSIYRRVTPVGTPVTLEDFLQPGNKQVAAGYVVYGTSTMLVYTTGDGVNGFTLNPALGTFYLSHPNMQFPETGKIYSVNEGNYVHFLQGVKDYIKYCQQEEGDRPYTSRYIGSLVSDFHRNMIKGGIYMYPKSSLTESGKLRLLYECNPIAFIAEQANGLAVGGKTRIMDIEPTELHQRVPFFCGSRKMVEKLQEFLDKYH from the coding sequence ATGACAAAAAAAAATCAGACCCTTGGAGAGTTCATTATTGAAAATCAGTCCTCATTTCAATATTCATCTGGAGAGTTATCTAAACTGATTAATGCCATCCGTTTGGCGGCCAAGGTAGTTAACCACGAGGTGAACAAGGCAGGATTGGTCGATATTCTTGGAGATGCCGGAGATACTAACATCCAAGGCGAAGAACAAAAGAAATTGGATGTCTTTGCAAATGAGAAATTTATTTCGACCTTAAAAAACAGGGAAATCGTCTGTGGTATTGCCTCTGAAGAGGAAGATAGTTTTATCAGTATAAATAGTAACGACAACAAACATCAAAATAAATACATTGTTCTGATTGACCCGTTGGATGGTTCTTCTAATGTAGATGTAAATGTTTCCGTTGGAACCATTTTTTCTATATATCGTAGGGTAACTCCAGTAGGCACTCCCGTTACTTTAGAAGATTTCCTGCAACCCGGAAATAAACAAGTTGCCGCAGGATATGTAGTCTACGGAACATCTACCATGTTGGTATACACCACGGGTGATGGTGTTAACGGATTTACACTAAACCCGGCCCTAGGAACATTCTATCTATCACATCCTAACATGCAATTCCCGGAAACAGGTAAAATATATTCCGTTAATGAAGGGAACTATGTGCATTTCCTCCAAGGTGTTAAGGACTACATTAAATATTGCCAACAAGAAGAAGGTGACAGACCCTATACCTCTAGATACATAGGTTCGCTAGTTTCCGACTTTCACAGAAATATGATAAAGGGTGGCATTTACATGTATCCCAAAAGCAGTTTAACCGAAAGTGGAAAACTACGCTTATTGTATGAGTGCAACCCTATAGCCTTTATTGCGGAGCAGGCAAATGGTCTAGCCGTTGGAGGTAAGACGCGTATTATGGACATTGAACCAACGGAACTACACCAGCGTGTTCCTTTTTTCTGCGGAAGTAGAAAAATGGTAGAAAAGTTACAAGAATTTTTAGATAAGTACCATTAA
- a CDS encoding ATP-dependent DNA ligase, with amino-acid sequence MKRFAALIKTLDSTNKTTLKVNALADYFEQANDRDKVWTIAILSHRRPPRPVNTTLLREWASELANIPLWLFEESYHIVGDLAETIALVLPTSQQSTEKSLTQFLEEMISLKKKSDEDKKNYLYENWKVLNYYERFVFTKLITGGFRIGVSQKLMTKALSKATTIDEDILAYKLMGNWDPNKITFQELVLEENESDFLSKPYPFYLAYAIEGAVSDLGNVSEWSAEHKWDGIRSQVILRNNELFVWSRGEELVTDKYPEFQAFVGTIPNGTVIDGEILPYPNGEIGTFNDLQTRIGRKTVSKALLGKVPVILKAYDLLEWAGKDIRQQSFMERRKLLEDLFRTTSEIPSEDEKNLKGKIPLFLSQRLQFNSWSEVAKERERAREMRSEGLMLKRKDSPYLVGRKKGDWWKWKVDPLSIDAVLTYAMRGHGRRSNLFTDYTFALWQENEQGEKELVTFAKAYSGLTDAEFKKVDAWIKKNTLERFGPVRSVTPHHVFEIAFEGIALSKRHKSGIATRFPRIVRWRQDKTIHEANNLEDLKAMIPK; translated from the coding sequence ATGAAAAGATTTGCAGCGCTCATAAAAACCTTGGACAGCACCAATAAGACCACCTTAAAGGTGAATGCCCTGGCGGATTATTTTGAACAGGCCAATGACAGGGATAAAGTCTGGACCATTGCCATACTTTCTCATCGGCGTCCGCCAAGACCTGTTAATACGACTTTATTACGGGAATGGGCTTCCGAATTGGCCAACATACCCCTGTGGCTCTTTGAGGAAAGTTACCATATTGTGGGTGATCTGGCAGAAACAATTGCTTTGGTACTGCCGACTTCCCAACAATCCACCGAAAAAAGTTTAACGCAGTTCTTAGAGGAGATGATTTCCTTAAAAAAGAAATCGGACGAGGATAAAAAAAATTACCTCTACGAGAATTGGAAAGTGTTGAATTATTATGAGCGATTTGTTTTTACCAAGCTCATTACCGGAGGTTTTCGTATTGGAGTAAGTCAAAAACTGATGACCAAGGCACTTTCCAAAGCCACGACAATTGACGAGGATATCCTAGCCTACAAATTGATGGGCAACTGGGACCCCAATAAAATTACCTTTCAAGAATTGGTATTGGAAGAAAACGAAAGCGATTTTCTTTCCAAGCCCTACCCTTTTTATCTGGCCTATGCCATCGAAGGAGCGGTAAGTGATTTAGGAAATGTGAGCGAATGGTCGGCAGAGCATAAGTGGGACGGTATACGGTCTCAAGTAATTCTTAGAAATAACGAACTATTTGTCTGGAGTCGTGGAGAGGAATTGGTGACGGATAAATATCCAGAATTTCAGGCTTTTGTGGGCACTATACCTAACGGCACCGTAATCGACGGTGAAATACTACCCTATCCCAACGGAGAAATAGGAACTTTTAACGATTTGCAAACTAGAATTGGCCGCAAAACAGTTTCCAAGGCATTACTGGGGAAAGTACCCGTCATTTTAAAAGCGTACGACCTATTGGAATGGGCAGGAAAAGATATTCGTCAGCAGTCCTTCATGGAACGCCGTAAACTCCTAGAGGATCTTTTCAGAACTACATCCGAAATACCAAGCGAGGACGAGAAAAACCTTAAGGGCAAAATTCCGTTATTTTTATCCCAAAGACTACAATTTAATTCATGGTCAGAAGTGGCCAAGGAACGAGAACGGGCTAGGGAAATGCGAAGTGAGGGGTTAATGCTAAAGCGAAAAGACTCTCCTTATCTTGTTGGTAGAAAAAAAGGGGATTGGTGGAAATGGAAGGTAGACCCATTATCTATTGATGCCGTGCTTACTTACGCTATGCGTGGTCACGGAAGAAGAAGCAATCTTTTTACCGATTACACCTTCGCATTATGGCAAGAGAATGAGCAAGGAGAAAAAGAACTCGTAACCTTTGCAAAGGCCTATTCAGGTCTTACGGATGCTGAATTTAAAAAAGTGGACGCTTGGATAAAGAAGAATACCCTGGAACGTTTTGGACCCGTCCGCAGCGTTACGCCCCATCACGTATTTGAAATCGCTTTTGAAGGCATAGCCCTTTCAAAAAGACACAAGAGCGGTATTGCAACACGATTTCCTAGAATAGTTAGATGGCGACAGGATAAAACCATACACGAAGCAAACAACCTGGAAGATTTAAAGGCGATGATACCCAAGTAG